A genomic stretch from Chitinophagaceae bacterium includes:
- a CDS encoding aminotransferase class I/II-fold pyridoxal phosphate-dependent enzyme translates to MIQTSKRLEGIGEYYFSQKLREIDELNRQGKNIINLGIGSPDLPPHPDVIKTLQEESAKPNVHAYQSYKGSAVLRKAMSDWYKTWYGVEVNPDTEILPLIGSKEGIMHICMTYLNEGDEVLIPNPGYPTYSSAVKLAGGITINYDLADENNWEPDLAALEQSDLTKVKLMFVNYPQMPTGQLPSVELFQKLVAFGKKNTILIVHDNPYSFILNEHPMSLLNVEGAKDCVLELNSLSKSQNMAGWRVGMLCGAKERIDEVLRFKSNMDSGMFLPLQLAAAKALGLGKDWYDSVNAVYRKRREKVFELLDLLNCVYSKEQVGMFVWAKIPSAYKTGFELSDEVLYKSNVFITPGGIFGNAGNGYVRVSLCAPVEKFEESIKRIKG, encoded by the coding sequence ATGATACAGACATCAAAACGATTGGAAGGTATTGGTGAATATTATTTCTCACAGAAGCTGAGAGAAATTGATGAGCTGAACAGGCAGGGAAAGAATATCATCAATCTTGGTATTGGAAGTCCTGATTTGCCACCACATCCTGATGTGATTAAAACTTTGCAGGAAGAAAGTGCAAAACCAAATGTGCATGCTTATCAATCATACAAAGGTTCTGCGGTATTACGTAAAGCCATGAGTGACTGGTATAAAACATGGTATGGCGTTGAAGTAAATCCTGATACAGAAATATTGCCATTGATTGGAAGTAAGGAAGGTATTATGCATATCTGTATGACTTATTTAAATGAAGGTGATGAAGTGCTGATTCCAAATCCCGGCTATCCAACTTACAGCAGTGCGGTGAAATTAGCAGGTGGTATAACGATTAACTACGATTTAGCAGATGAAAATAACTGGGAACCTGATTTAGCAGCATTGGAACAATCAGACTTAACGAAAGTGAAGCTGATGTTTGTGAATTATCCGCAAATGCCAACCGGGCAGTTACCTTCAGTTGAACTGTTTCAGAAATTAGTTGCTTTCGGAAAGAAGAATACTATTTTGATTGTTCATGATAATCCTTACAGTTTTATTTTGAATGAACACCCGATGAGTTTATTAAATGTGGAAGGAGCAAAGGATTGTGTACTTGAATTAAACTCACTCAGTAAAAGTCAGAACATGGCTGGCTGGAGAGTAGGCATGTTATGTGGTGCGAAAGAACGGATTGATGAAGTGCTTCGTTTTAAAAGTAATATGGATAGCGGTATGTTTCTGCCGCTTCAACTGGCAGCAGCAAAAGCATTGGGGCTTGGAAAAGATTGGTACGATTCAGTAAATGCTGTTTACAGGAAACGCAGGGAGAAAGTATTTGAACTGCTTGATTTATTAAACTGTGTTTATTCAAAAGAACAGGTAGGGATGTTTGTTTGGGCGAAAATTCCATCAGCTTATAAAACAGGGTTTGAATTAAGTGATGAAGTGTTATACAAAAGCAATGTGTTTATTACACCGGGTGGCATTTTTGGAAATGCAGGGAATGGATATGTAAGAGTGAGTCTGTGTGCACCGGTAGAAAAATTTGAAGAATCGATTAAAAGAATAAAGGGCTAA
- a CDS encoding prephenate dehydratase, giving the protein MSEKNETNFKSEPSVDASSPFRGRRGLAVAIQGYEGSFHQEAARQFFGKGVEVIPCATFREVVKIGANKKESDGAVMAIENSIAGSILPNYNLLQKSNLKIVGEVYLQIKQNLIVNPGVKLEDIKEVHSHTMALQQCYDFLDKHKWKLVETEDTALSAKHIYQHKSKHIAAIASKLAAELYNLEILAPAIQTMKNNYTRFLILQREGVVPVIPNANKASVNFVTDHSKGSLARVLTKIAEGGINLSKLQSFPIPGSDFKYSFHADMEFETIDQFHKVIEEMKPSTVELKIYGIYKNGKTV; this is encoded by the coding sequence ATGTCAGAAAAAAATGAAACAAATTTTAAGAGTGAGCCTAGTGTGGATGCCAGTTCCCCCTTTAGGGGGCGGAGGGGGCTTGCTGTTGCAATACAGGGGTATGAAGGCAGTTTTCACCAGGAAGCTGCCAGGCAATTCTTCGGAAAGGGGGTAGAAGTAATTCCCTGCGCCACTTTCAGAGAAGTGGTAAAGATTGGCGCTAATAAAAAAGAAAGCGATGGAGCTGTGATGGCGATTGAAAATTCTATTGCCGGCAGTATTCTCCCTAATTATAATTTATTACAGAAAAGTAACCTGAAGATTGTTGGTGAAGTGTACCTGCAGATTAAGCAGAACCTGATTGTAAACCCGGGTGTAAAACTGGAAGACATTAAAGAAGTGCATTCGCATACCATGGCTTTACAGCAGTGCTATGATTTTTTAGATAAACACAAATGGAAGCTGGTTGAAACAGAAGATACGGCTTTAAGCGCCAAACATATTTACCAGCACAAAAGCAAACATATTGCTGCTATCGCCAGCAAACTGGCTGCTGAATTATACAACCTGGAGATTCTTGCACCGGCTATTCAAACCATGAAGAATAATTATACCAGGTTTTTGATCTTGCAAAGAGAAGGAGTAGTGCCTGTTATTCCGAATGCTAATAAAGCATCAGTAAATTTTGTAACTGATCATTCAAAAGGAAGTTTGGCAAGAGTGCTGACAAAGATTGCGGAAGGCGGTATTAATTTAAGTAAGCTGCAGAGTTTCCCGATTCCCGGCAGTGATTTCAAATACAGCTTTCATGCTGATATGGAATTTGAAACCATTGATCAGTTTCATAAGGTGATTGAAGAAATGAAACCTTCAACAGTTGAACTGAAAATTTACGGCATCTATAAAAACGGAAAGACAGTTTAA
- a CDS encoding prephenate dehydrogenase produces the protein MERKRIAIIGLGLIGGSLAIQLHEKKISSKLIGVDANPEHEAKALELELVDEILPLNEAVKQAEVIILAIPVDLMTGLLPTILDKIDQQIVIDLGSTKSQLVEAVANHPKRGRYVATHPMWGTEYSGPSAAVRGAYENKAVILCNEDESDKDAVAWTTAMFRKVGMHLLHMEAKAHDLHAAYVSHISHITSFALANTVLEKEKEDNAIFEMASAGFESTVRLAKSNPAMWVPIFLQNKVNVLDVLNEHIEQLTKFKESIETGNTETLRVLIEDANKIRRILK, from the coding sequence ATGGAACGTAAACGAATTGCAATCATTGGTCTGGGATTAATTGGCGGGTCGCTCGCTATTCAGCTGCATGAGAAAAAAATCTCATCAAAGCTGATTGGTGTTGATGCCAATCCTGAGCATGAAGCTAAGGCACTGGAACTGGAACTGGTGGATGAAATTCTTCCTTTGAACGAAGCGGTTAAACAGGCAGAGGTGATTATCCTTGCTATTCCTGTTGATTTAATGACGGGCTTGTTGCCAACGATCCTGGATAAAATTGATCAGCAGATTGTAATTGATCTGGGTTCAACCAAATCGCAATTGGTGGAAGCAGTTGCCAATCATCCAAAGCGTGGGCGTTATGTGGCAACACATCCTATGTGGGGTACAGAATACAGTGGTCCGTCTGCTGCGGTACGTGGAGCTTATGAAAATAAAGCAGTGATTCTTTGTAATGAAGATGAAAGTGATAAAGATGCTGTTGCATGGACAACGGCTATGTTTAGAAAAGTAGGGATGCATTTACTGCACATGGAAGCAAAAGCACATGATCTGCATGCAGCTTATGTAAGTCATATTTCACACATCACTTCTTTTGCATTGGCGAATACAGTACTGGAAAAAGAAAAAGAAGATAATGCCATTTTTGAAATGGCAAGTGCCGGTTTTGAAAGTACGGTTCGTTTGGCCAAGAGTAATCCTGCCATGTGGGTGCCGATCTTTTTACAGAATAAAGTGAATGTGCTGGATGTGTTAAATGAACATATTGAGCAGCTCACAAAATTTAAAGAAAGTATTGAAACGGGTAATACAGAAACATTACGGGTGTTGATTGAAGATGCTAATAAAATCAGGAGGATCTTGAAATGA
- a CDS encoding GNAT family N-acetyltransferase, translated as MIFREATVSDIEQIQVVRNAVKENVLSDPALVPDKDVEEYITKRGRGWVCVIDDVVAGFSIADLVDHNIWALFVHPDHVAKRIGKQLHDLMLDWYFEQTNEKVWLGTAPGTRAETFYRKQGWKEAGVHGKGEIKFEMSSAEWKTKRTSTPTL; from the coding sequence ATGATTTTTAGGGAAGCAACTGTGAGTGATATTGAGCAGATACAGGTTGTACGGAATGCAGTGAAAGAAAATGTATTAAGCGACCCTGCGTTGGTACCCGATAAAGATGTGGAAGAATATATAACGAAAAGAGGAAGAGGCTGGGTTTGTGTAATTGATGATGTGGTTGCAGGATTTTCGATTGCTGATTTGGTTGATCATAATATCTGGGCATTATTTGTCCATCCCGATCATGTAGCGAAGAGAATTGGCAAACAGTTGCACGACCTGATGCTGGATTGGTATTTTGAACAGACAAATGAAAAAGTATGGTTGGGGACAGCACCCGGCACAAGAGCTGAAACATTTTACCGGAAGCAGGGATGGAAAGAAGCAGGTGTACATGGAAAAGGGGAGATCAAATTTGAAATGAGCAGTGCTGAATGGAAAACCAAACGTACAAGTACACCGACGCTATAG
- the aroB gene encoding 3-dehydroquinate synthase: MKKFTYKFSTASVDYYLNGSITQLKDVVDKTHTIIITDENVFNAHTKRFKGWNTIVLKAGEEFKIQPTVDTIIEELIEMGADRKSTLVGVGGGVITDLTGYVASVYMRGIKFGFIPTTVLAMVDASIGGKNGIDVGVYKNMVGIIRQPSFILHDMAFLKTLPQSEWENGFAEIIKHACIKDAAMFKLLEANSLKNYQSKKNLVAELIKRNALIKTKVVQQDEFESGDRKLLNFGHTLGHAIENMYELSHGQAISIGMTYACHISEQLNGFKQTEKVTDLLSKYGLPTYAEFDKTKAFDILQKDKKKVKSEMNYVLLEKIGKGVVKSIPMTDLKKIITSL, from the coding sequence ATGAAAAAATTTACATATAAATTTTCAACTGCATCAGTTGATTATTATTTAAACGGAAGTATTACACAGTTAAAAGATGTCGTTGATAAAACGCATACGATCATCATTACTGATGAAAATGTTTTTAATGCACATACTAAACGCTTTAAAGGTTGGAACACCATTGTTTTAAAAGCTGGAGAAGAGTTTAAGATTCAGCCAACGGTTGATACAATTATTGAAGAGCTGATTGAAATGGGTGCCGACCGTAAATCAACTTTGGTTGGTGTTGGCGGCGGTGTAATTACTGATCTCACAGGTTATGTTGCATCGGTATACATGCGTGGAATTAAGTTTGGGTTTATTCCAACGACTGTTCTTGCAATGGTTGATGCAAGTATTGGAGGAAAGAATGGAATTGATGTAGGAGTGTATAAAAACATGGTGGGCATTATCCGTCAGCCTTCGTTTATTCTGCATGATATGGCTTTCCTGAAAACACTTCCGCAAAGTGAATGGGAAAATGGGTTTGCTGAAATTATTAAACATGCCTGTATTAAAGATGCAGCGATGTTCAAACTGCTGGAAGCAAATTCATTAAAAAACTACCAGAGTAAAAAGAACCTGGTTGCAGAATTGATCAAACGCAATGCCCTGATTAAAACCAAAGTGGTGCAGCAGGATGAATTTGAAAGCGGCGACAGAAAACTATTGAACTTTGGTCATACCTTAGGACATGCTATTGAGAATATGTATGAGTTGTCACATGGTCAGGCCATTTCTATCGGGATGACTTATGCCTGTCATATTTCTGAACAGCTCAACGGCTTTAAACAAACAGAAAAGGTAACTGACTTATTGAGCAAATATGGATTACCAACTTATGCTGAGTTTGATAAAACAAAAGCATTTGACATTCTGCAAAAAGATAAAAAGAAAGTGAAGAGTGAAATGAATTATGTGTTGCTGGAAAAGATTGGAAAGGGCGTTGTGAAGAGTATTCCGATGACAGATTTAAAGAAGATAATTACAAGTTTATAA